One window of Candidatus Microthrix subdominans genomic DNA carries:
- a CDS encoding type 1 glutamine amidotransferase, with the protein MLLGLLMCGQVAPAAQGPGGNYPELFASFFAEHDVTLLRVDLDRGEVPDDLDAVDGWITTGSAHSLVSDELPWLPSALELVRTLVDEDRPYIGDCFGHQLLAVALGGTVERAAVGWRVGVQTYRVTRPQPWMVPAAEEFRLIASHQDQVIVPPEGAVVFAEGPGCPVAGMAYGSAISFQGHPEYTPELSQLLTLDRWERIGDEETRRGLASLDLGVTQGLTADWIVEFVRRAATQRNVG; encoded by the coding sequence ATGTTGCTCGGACTTTTGATGTGCGGTCAGGTGGCACCGGCCGCCCAAGGCCCCGGCGGCAACTATCCCGAGCTGTTCGCCTCGTTCTTCGCCGAACACGACGTGACCCTCCTGCGGGTGGACCTCGACCGCGGCGAGGTTCCGGACGATCTCGACGCCGTCGACGGCTGGATCACCACCGGCTCGGCCCATTCGCTCGTCAGCGATGAGCTTCCCTGGCTACCGAGCGCCCTCGAGCTGGTGCGCACGTTGGTCGACGAGGACCGGCCCTACATCGGCGACTGCTTCGGCCACCAACTGCTGGCCGTCGCACTGGGGGGCACCGTGGAGCGGGCCGCCGTCGGTTGGCGGGTCGGCGTCCAGACGTACCGGGTGACCCGGCCTCAGCCATGGATGGTGCCGGCGGCTGAGGAGTTCAGGCTGATCGCTTCCCACCAGGACCAGGTGATCGTGCCGCCCGAGGGCGCCGTCGTGTTCGCCGAGGGGCCGGGCTGCCCGGTCGCCGGCATGGCCTACGGCTCCGCCATCTCGTTCCAGGGCCACCCCGAGTACACCCCGGAGTTGTCGCAGTTGCTGACGCTCGACCGATGGGAACGCATCGGCGACGAGGAGACCCGCCGTGGGCTCGCGTCGCTGGATCTGGGGGTCACCCAGGGGTTGACCGCCGACTGGATCGTCGAGTTCGTGCGTCGCGCCGCTACGCAACGCAACGTCGGCTGA
- a CDS encoding acetolactate synthase large subunit: MNGGQALIRSLELEGTDTIFGLPGGAILPVYDPILDSPIRHILVRHEQGAGHMAEGYAHATGRPGVAMVTSGPAATNIVTPLADAYMDSVPMICITGQVATASLGTDAFQEADTVGITRSVTKHNELVTSAADIPLKVRQAFHLATTGRPGPVLLDIPKDIVDPNNPDAWFDWVWPTDDEVRASLPGYRPTTTGHPRKVREAAEMILAAERPVLYVGGGVLKARAAESLRELAELLDIPVVTTLMARGAFPDDHPLCLGMPGMHGNYTAVTAMQRSDLLIALGSRFDDRVTGKLAEFAPLAKVIHVDIDPAELGKVRNANVPIVGDCRQVIDAILADLIHLGGADAATDITAWRSTVSGWQEKYPLAYDQSEPGELLKPQYVLEQLRDLSPEDTIVVSGVGQHQMWASQFWTFRHPYTWINSGGLGTMGFSVPAAIGAKVGMPDRTVWSVDGDGCFQMTAQELVTAATERIPVKVAILNNAYLGMVRQWQEMFYEERYSEVYLSPDLPDYVKWAEAMGCVAFRVESPEEVAPTIRKANEIDDRPVVIEFRTDSSEKVFPMVPSGKGNDEIVVSQDSDEAEGITQ, translated from the coding sequence ATCAACGGCGGCCAGGCGCTGATCCGCTCGCTCGAGCTGGAAGGAACCGACACGATCTTCGGGTTGCCGGGCGGGGCGATCCTCCCGGTGTACGACCCGATCCTCGACAGCCCGATCCGTCACATCCTCGTCCGGCACGAGCAGGGCGCCGGGCACATGGCCGAGGGCTACGCCCACGCCACCGGACGTCCGGGGGTGGCGATGGTGACCTCCGGCCCGGCGGCCACCAACATCGTGACCCCGCTGGCCGACGCCTACATGGACTCGGTGCCGATGATCTGCATCACCGGGCAGGTGGCCACCGCATCGCTGGGGACCGACGCCTTCCAGGAAGCCGACACGGTCGGTATCACCCGGTCGGTGACCAAGCACAACGAGCTCGTGACCTCGGCGGCCGATATCCCGCTGAAGGTTCGTCAGGCCTTTCACCTGGCGACGACCGGGCGGCCGGGTCCGGTGCTGCTCGACATCCCCAAGGACATCGTCGACCCGAACAACCCCGACGCTTGGTTCGATTGGGTCTGGCCCACCGACGACGAGGTGCGTGCGTCCCTGCCCGGCTACCGGCCGACGACGACTGGCCACCCCCGTAAGGTGCGCGAGGCGGCGGAAATGATCCTCGCCGCCGAGCGGCCGGTGCTTTACGTCGGCGGGGGAGTGCTGAAGGCCCGGGCGGCCGAGTCGCTGCGCGAGCTGGCCGAGCTGCTCGACATCCCGGTGGTGACCACGCTGATGGCCCGGGGGGCGTTTCCCGACGACCATCCGTTGTGCCTGGGCATGCCCGGCATGCACGGTAACTACACCGCGGTCACCGCCATGCAGCGGAGCGACCTGCTGATCGCGTTGGGCAGCCGGTTCGACGACCGGGTCACCGGCAAACTGGCCGAGTTTGCACCTCTTGCCAAGGTGATCCACGTCGACATCGACCCGGCTGAACTGGGCAAGGTGCGCAACGCCAATGTCCCGATCGTCGGGGATTGCCGGCAGGTGATCGATGCGATCCTTGCCGACCTCATCCATCTGGGTGGCGCCGACGCGGCCACCGACATCACGGCGTGGCGCTCGACGGTGTCGGGATGGCAGGAGAAGTACCCGCTCGCCTACGACCAGTCCGAGCCGGGGGAGCTGCTCAAGCCGCAGTACGTGCTCGAGCAGCTGCGCGACCTGTCGCCAGAGGACACGATCGTCGTGTCGGGCGTGGGCCAGCACCAGATGTGGGCCAGCCAGTTCTGGACATTCCGGCACCCCTACACCTGGATCAACTCCGGGGGCCTGGGCACGATGGGCTTCTCGGTGCCGGCGGCGATCGGGGCAAAGGTCGGCATGCCGGACCGCACGGTGTGGTCGGTCGACGGCGACGGCTGTTTCCAGATGACCGCTCAGGAATTGGTCACCGCCGCAACCGAACGCATCCCGGTGAAGGTGGCCATCTTGAACAACGCCTATCTGGGCATGGTTCGCCAGTGGCAGGAGATGTTCTACGAGGAGCGCTACAGCGAGGTCTACCTCAGCCCCGACCTGCCCGACTACGTGAAGTGGGCCGAAGCGATGGGCTGCGTGGCGTTTCGCGTCGAGTCACCCGAGGAGGTGGCGCCGACGATCCGTAAGGCCAACGAGATCGACGACCGCCCGGTCGTCATCGAGTTCCGCACCGACAGCTCGGAGAAGGTGTTCCCCATGGTGCCTTCCGGTAAAGGCAACGACGAGATTGTGGTGTCGCAGGACTCCGACGAAGCCGAAGGGATCACCCAATGA
- a CDS encoding acyl--CoA ligase: MTQPTNPSTARSDAAGPASPATVIADVREELTGAGGTFEVIIDDVAGIGGPEPLPMKVYASRMANLREVFAFAAAHGDATFIVYGDRRITFAEFAADANRIAANLAAAGVQHGDRVAVLSQNNPEWCLTFWATVNLGAVLVGLNGWWNTDEIRFGLEDSGAKVLVADDKRLARVVDHLDELPQLERVFAIDGDHAHPLVSQFAELTAGDDPGPPEVALDEGDAAVIFYTSGTTGRPKGAISTHRGMVANLQNTVFLLTANAAVLDRLGEPAAASTGGQTAALFTSPLFHVSGCHSTLVVGLLGGLRLVMVPGRFTPELALELIERERVSIWSTVPTMIWRTCEFPGRGDYDTSSVTSVAFGGSPSALELQRMIRDTFPNVRATSNAYGLTESSSVATVHLAGSRVDRPDSVGLPMPVVDVAIAGADGVHLGPEEQGEVLLRGPIIMPGYWNRPDATAQAIRNGWLHTGDLGHLDAEGYLFITDRAKDMIIRGGENVYCVEIEQRLVEHPEVADAAVVGVPHPALGEEVKAVVELTEGAAVTDAELQSWVAERLAGFKVPSIIERWPEKLPRNASGKLLKNVLRGEGPVSFAETM; encoded by the coding sequence ATGACACAGCCGACCAACCCATCCACCGCCCGATCGGATGCTGCGGGCCCGGCGTCTCCGGCGACGGTGATCGCCGACGTGCGAGAAGAACTCACCGGGGCGGGCGGAACCTTCGAGGTGATCATCGACGACGTGGCCGGGATCGGAGGGCCCGAGCCGCTCCCGATGAAGGTGTATGCCAGCCGGATGGCCAACCTGCGCGAGGTGTTCGCGTTCGCTGCGGCACATGGCGACGCCACCTTCATCGTCTACGGCGATCGCCGGATCACCTTCGCCGAGTTCGCAGCCGACGCCAACCGCATTGCCGCCAACCTGGCTGCGGCCGGGGTGCAACACGGCGACCGCGTAGCGGTGCTCAGCCAGAACAACCCGGAGTGGTGCCTGACGTTCTGGGCAACGGTCAACCTGGGCGCCGTCCTCGTCGGGCTCAACGGCTGGTGGAACACCGACGAGATCCGCTTCGGGCTGGAGGACAGCGGCGCCAAGGTGCTCGTCGCCGATGATAAGCGCCTGGCACGGGTGGTCGATCACCTCGACGAGCTTCCACAGCTCGAACGTGTCTTCGCCATCGACGGCGATCACGCCCACCCGCTGGTCTCGCAGTTCGCCGAGCTGACCGCCGGCGACGATCCGGGCCCGCCCGAGGTCGCCCTCGACGAGGGGGATGCGGCGGTGATCTTCTACACCTCGGGGACGACCGGCCGACCCAAGGGGGCCATCTCCACCCATCGGGGCATGGTGGCCAACCTGCAGAACACCGTGTTCCTGCTGACCGCCAACGCCGCCGTGCTCGATCGCCTCGGCGAACCTGCCGCTGCGTCGACGGGCGGCCAGACCGCGGCGCTGTTCACCTCGCCGCTGTTCCACGTGTCCGGATGCCACTCCACGCTCGTCGTCGGACTGCTCGGCGGCCTCCGGCTGGTGATGGTGCCCGGCAGGTTCACACCGGAGCTGGCCCTCGAGCTGATCGAGCGCGAGCGGGTGAGCATCTGGTCGACCGTCCCCACGATGATCTGGCGCACCTGCGAGTTCCCGGGCCGCGGCGACTACGACACCTCGTCGGTCACGTCGGTCGCCTTCGGCGGTTCCCCCTCCGCGTTGGAACTGCAGCGGATGATCAGGGACACGTTCCCCAACGTGCGGGCCACCTCCAACGCCTATGGGCTGACCGAGTCGTCCTCGGTGGCCACCGTGCACCTGGCGGGATCGCGCGTCGACCGACCCGATTCGGTCGGGCTGCCCATGCCCGTCGTCGACGTTGCGATCGCCGGGGCCGACGGGGTTCACCTGGGACCCGAGGAACAAGGCGAGGTGTTGCTGAGAGGGCCGATCATCATGCCCGGTTACTGGAACCGGCCCGATGCCACCGCCCAGGCCATCCGCAATGGGTGGCTTCACACCGGCGACCTGGGGCATCTCGACGCCGAGGGGTACCTGTTCATCACCGATCGAGCCAAGGACATGATCATCCGAGGGGGAGAGAACGTCTATTGCGTCGAGATCGAACAGCGCCTGGTCGAGCACCCCGAGGTGGCCGACGCAGCCGTCGTCGGCGTGCCCCACCCGGCCCTGGGCGAGGAGGTGAAGGCGGTGGTCGAGCTCACCGAGGGAGCCGCTGTGACCGACGCCGAGCTTCAGTCCTGGGTGGCCGAGCGGCTGGCTGGGTTCAAGGTGCCGTCCATCATCGAGCGCTGGCCGGAGAAGCTGCCCCGCAACGCATCCGGCAAGCTCCTCAAGAATGTGCTGCGCGGCGAGGGACCGGTCAGCTTCGCCGAAACGATGTAG
- a CDS encoding 8-oxo-dGTP diphosphatase — MSRYRPVMGTLGFVWDRANDLVLLVHRTNRPDQKHNGLGGKLEPDEDVATGMARELHEEAAIVPLKMRLRGTISWPGFEGPGGDDWFGFLFLITEWRGQVPAANDEGELAWVPRSALMAWCDPATRPDSGLDFHEGDAHFLALMFDDDPRQFHALMPWDDGRPTGWTVSRL; from the coding sequence ATGAGCCGTTACCGGCCGGTCATGGGAACGCTGGGCTTCGTCTGGGATCGGGCCAACGACCTGGTGCTGCTCGTCCACCGCACCAACCGGCCGGACCAGAAACACAACGGGCTGGGCGGCAAGCTGGAGCCCGACGAGGACGTCGCCACCGGCATGGCCCGTGAGCTGCACGAAGAGGCGGCAATCGTGCCCCTCAAGATGCGGCTGCGAGGAACCATCTCCTGGCCCGGCTTCGAGGGCCCTGGGGGCGACGACTGGTTCGGGTTTCTGTTTCTCATAACCGAGTGGCGCGGCCAGGTGCCCGCCGCCAACGACGAGGGCGAGCTGGCCTGGGTGCCCCGCAGCGCTCTGATGGCCTGGTGCGATCCCGCCACCCGCCCCGACAGCGGACTCGACTTCCACGAGGGCGATGCCCATTTTCTGGCGTTGATGTTCGACGATGACCCCCGCCAGTTCCACGCGCTGATGCCCTGGGATGACGGCCGCCCAACCGGCTGGACGGTCTCGCGGCTGTAA
- the ilvC gene encoding ketol-acid reductoisomerase, which translates to MATVSYERDADRSLIADRKVAILGYGSQGHAHALNLLESGVDVRVGLREGSSSRAKAESAGLAVTDLASAAAEADLIMMLLPDTDIGPAYEEFVAPNLNDGDALFFAHGFNVRFGYVKAPEGVDVAMVAPKGPGHLVRRTYTEGGGVPCLIAVSQDASGSARGLALAYADAIGGTRAGVLDTTFEEETETDLFGEQVVLCGGLTALVQAGFETLVDAGYQPESAYFECLHELKLIIDLMYEQGISGMRYSISTTAEYGDLTRGPRVINEGVRAEMGKILDEIRSGEFATEFIDEVRSGGSRFAELRKAGQEHQVEQVGAELRSMMPWISQGKTKVEDISGGD; encoded by the coding sequence ATGGCAACCGTGTCCTATGAACGCGACGCTGACCGATCGCTGATCGCCGACCGCAAGGTGGCCATCCTCGGTTACGGGTCCCAGGGCCACGCCCACGCCCTCAACCTGCTCGAGTCGGGCGTCGACGTCCGCGTGGGCCTGCGCGAGGGTTCGTCGTCGCGGGCCAAGGCCGAGTCGGCCGGCTTGGCGGTGACCGACCTGGCCTCGGCGGCCGCCGAGGCCGACCTGATCATGATGTTGCTGCCCGACACCGACATCGGTCCCGCATACGAGGAGTTCGTTGCCCCCAACCTCAACGACGGTGATGCCCTGTTCTTCGCCCACGGGTTCAACGTGCGGTTCGGATACGTCAAAGCGCCCGAGGGCGTCGACGTCGCCATGGTCGCACCCAAGGGGCCCGGTCACCTGGTGCGCCGCACCTACACCGAGGGCGGCGGCGTTCCCTGCCTGATCGCCGTTTCCCAGGACGCCAGCGGCTCGGCTCGGGGCCTGGCCCTCGCCTACGCCGATGCGATCGGTGGCACCCGTGCCGGCGTGCTCGACACCACCTTCGAGGAGGAGACCGAGACCGACCTGTTCGGTGAGCAGGTTGTGCTGTGCGGCGGGCTGACCGCACTGGTCCAGGCCGGCTTCGAGACGCTCGTCGACGCCGGGTATCAGCCCGAGTCGGCCTACTTCGAGTGCCTGCACGAGCTGAAGCTGATCATCGACCTCATGTACGAGCAGGGCATCTCCGGTATGCGCTACTCGATCTCGACCACCGCCGAGTACGGCGACCTCACCCGTGGACCCCGCGTGATCAACGAGGGGGTCCGCGCCGAGATGGGCAAGATCCTCGACGAGATCCGCAGCGGTGAGTTTGCCACCGAGTTCATCGACGAGGTCCGCTCCGGCGGGTCGCGCTTCGCCGAGCTGCGCAAGGCCGGCCAGGAGCACCAGGTGGAGCAGGTCGGCGCCGAGCTGCGGTCGATGATGCCGTGGATCTCCCAGGGCAAGACGAAGGTCGAGGACATCTCCGGCGGCGACTAG
- a CDS encoding alpha/beta fold hydrolase, with protein sequence MRHTISIKAVMAATLLIAAVLATGCQPAPVPGRNPVIIVAGTFSPSFANEILANRLRADGYDTTIFELPTLGAQDISLTAQALCSEIDVVQAKTGATKVDLVGHSQGGLVARDCVKNYGGNTKVDTLVMLGAPNYGTVLTNLLAALTFGTCLGHTACLQMAIDSPYLNALNAGPDVIAPVKYVSIYSAIDELVIPPSNAALKDGATNVELQSQCPQRAIEHLGLIIDATVYSGVEDALAGREIDMNCSAF encoded by the coding sequence ATGCGACACACCATCTCCATCAAAGCGGTCATGGCCGCCACCCTCCTCATCGCCGCCGTGTTGGCCACCGGCTGTCAACCGGCCCCGGTTCCCGGACGCAATCCGGTCATCATCGTCGCCGGCACCTTCTCACCCAGCTTCGCCAACGAGATCCTTGCCAACCGGCTGCGGGCCGACGGCTACGACACGACCATCTTCGAGCTGCCCACGTTGGGCGCCCAGGACATCAGCCTCACCGCTCAGGCGCTGTGTTCGGAGATCGACGTCGTACAGGCCAAGACCGGCGCAACCAAGGTCGACCTCGTCGGCCACAGCCAGGGTGGCCTGGTGGCTCGCGACTGCGTCAAGAACTACGGCGGCAACACCAAGGTGGACACGCTGGTCATGCTGGGTGCGCCCAACTACGGCACGGTGTTGACCAACCTGCTCGCCGCACTCACGTTTGGTACCTGCCTCGGCCACACCGCCTGCTTGCAGATGGCCATCGATTCGCCGTACCTCAACGCGTTGAACGCCGGCCCCGACGTCATCGCACCGGTGAAGTACGTCAGCATCTACTCCGCCATTGACGAGTTGGTGATCCCGCCCAGCAACGCGGCGCTCAAGGACGGAGCCACCAACGTCGAGTTGCAGAGCCAATGCCCGCAGCGGGCCATCGAGCACCTCGGGCTGATCATCGATGCGACGGTGTACTCGGGAGTCGAAGATGCCCTCGCCGGTCGAGAGATCGACATGAACTGCTCCGCCTTCTGA
- a CDS encoding bifunctional o-acetylhomoserine/o-acetylserine sulfhydrylase has translation MSEQTPDRQQGFETRQIHAGQEPDPTTGACAAPIYQTTAYSFRDAAHGAALFSLEEIGNIYTRIMNPTQGVFEARLAALEGGVTTAVGLPGALAVASGMAAETCAIMTLAEAGSHIVTAASLYGGTYNLFRHTLPKMGIEVTFVEDAGDIEAWKAAVQPNTKAFYGETIGNPRNDILNISAVADAAHEAGVPLIVDNTVASPFLCRPLEHGADIVVHSATKFIGGHGTSIGGIIVDGGSFDFGDAEKFPGFNEPDESYNGLTFWPSLGHGSYILKARLQWLRDTGAAISPFNAFMMLQGLETLSLRMERHVSNAQAVVEFLDAHNQVERVNYAGLASSPWAEHAAKYVPAGAGSVPSFVIKGGRAAGETFANALELHYQLANLGDVRSLVVHPASTTHSQLNDEEQRSAGVEPGLVRLSVGLESIDDIIADLKVGFAAAAQA, from the coding sequence ATGAGCGAACAGACCCCCGACCGTCAGCAGGGCTTCGAGACCCGTCAGATCCACGCCGGCCAGGAGCCCGACCCGACGACCGGTGCGTGCGCCGCCCCGATCTATCAGACGACCGCCTACAGCTTCCGCGACGCCGCCCACGGTGCGGCGCTGTTCTCCCTCGAGGAGATCGGCAACATCTACACCCGCATCATGAACCCGACGCAGGGCGTCTTCGAGGCGAGGCTGGCGGCGCTCGAGGGTGGCGTGACCACGGCTGTCGGACTCCCCGGCGCCCTGGCGGTCGCCAGCGGCATGGCCGCCGAGACCTGCGCGATCATGACGCTGGCCGAGGCCGGCTCACACATCGTCACCGCCGCCTCGCTGTACGGCGGAACCTACAACCTGTTCCGTCACACCCTGCCCAAGATGGGCATCGAGGTGACCTTCGTCGAGGACGCCGGTGACATCGAGGCGTGGAAGGCCGCGGTGCAGCCCAACACCAAGGCGTTCTACGGCGAGACGATCGGCAACCCGCGCAACGACATCCTCAACATCTCGGCCGTGGCCGACGCCGCCCACGAGGCGGGCGTGCCGCTGATCGTCGACAACACGGTCGCCTCGCCCTTCCTGTGCCGCCCGCTGGAGCACGGTGCCGACATCGTCGTGCACTCGGCCACCAAGTTCATCGGCGGCCACGGCACCTCAATCGGCGGCATCATCGTCGACGGCGGCAGCTTCGATTTTGGCGACGCCGAGAAGTTCCCCGGGTTCAACGAGCCCGACGAGAGCTACAACGGCCTCACGTTCTGGCCCTCGCTGGGCCACGGCTCGTACATCCTCAAGGCACGCCTGCAGTGGCTGCGCGACACCGGCGCGGCGATCTCGCCGTTCAACGCCTTCATGATGCTGCAGGGCCTGGAGACGCTGTCGCTGCGCATGGAGCGCCACGTCTCCAACGCCCAGGCGGTCGTCGAGTTCCTCGATGCCCACAATCAGGTGGAGCGGGTGAACTACGCGGGGCTGGCCAGCTCGCCGTGGGCTGAGCACGCCGCCAAGTACGTGCCCGCCGGCGCCGGGTCGGTACCCAGCTTCGTCATCAAGGGCGGCCGCGCCGCCGGCGAGACGTTCGCCAACGCACTCGAGCTGCACTATCAGTTGGCCAACCTGGGCGACGTTCGCTCCCTGGTGGTCCACCCGGCGTCGACCACCCACAGTCAGCTCAACGACGAGGAGCAGCGCTCGGCGGGTGTCGAGCCCGGCCTGGTGCGCCTCTCGGTGGGCCTCGAGAGCATCGACGACATCATCGCCGACCTCAAGGTTGGATTCGCCGCTGCGGCCCAAGCCTGA
- a CDS encoding carboxymuconolactone decarboxylase family protein, whose translation MGRLGQVPLDEVSDPRVAATYAYIFGDKDPVSDPGTATGSPGDWWTTFAASPDVFAHCLAGFALYRDPERRLDPVLRELGQTRAGWLRQSNFVYSQHRKSCRGLGMDEAKIDAIASWEVSALFEPAERAVLAYTDGLVGANGRVSDAVFVELRAHLSDEEIIEFTYITAWYAMHADISKALRLEWDDVDDPIREIDGGEGASDVIEPGPGGGRPPG comes from the coding sequence ATGGGGAGACTTGGACAGGTTCCACTCGACGAGGTGAGCGACCCGCGGGTGGCGGCAACGTACGCCTACATCTTCGGCGACAAGGACCCGGTGTCCGACCCGGGTACCGCCACCGGCTCCCCCGGGGACTGGTGGACGACCTTCGCCGCCTCCCCCGACGTGTTCGCCCACTGCCTGGCAGGGTTCGCCCTGTACCGGGACCCGGAGCGCCGTCTGGACCCCGTCCTGCGGGAACTGGGCCAGACCCGGGCCGGATGGCTGCGCCAGAGCAATTTTGTGTACAGCCAGCATCGCAAGTCGTGCCGCGGGCTCGGCATGGACGAGGCCAAGATCGACGCTATTGCGTCGTGGGAGGTGTCGGCGTTGTTCGAGCCGGCCGAACGGGCCGTCCTCGCCTACACCGACGGGCTGGTCGGGGCCAACGGGCGGGTCAGCGACGCCGTGTTCGTCGAGCTCCGGGCGCACCTGAGCGACGAGGAGATCATCGAGTTCACCTACATCACCGCCTGGTACGCCATGCACGCCGACATCTCCAAGGCCCTTCGCCTGGAGTGGGACGACGTCGACGACCCGATCCGCGAGATCGACGGCGGCGAGGGTGCATCCGACGTGATCGAGCCCGGCCCGGGCGGCGGCCGACCACCGGGATGA
- a CDS encoding phosphoserine transaminase → MPTIPDDLRPSDGRFGAGPSKVRPEAMATLASLGGDLMGTSHRQLPVKFLVGELRNGLSELLCLPDGYEVLLGNGGTTAFWDAATFNLISERSHHLNFGEFSSKFTTAARKAPHIGEPSVATADPGSAPLLEAVAGVDLYGLTHNETSTGVAIPLARPEGADDGALVAVDATSAAGGIRFDAAATDVYYFAPQKCLAADGGLWLAACSPAAIERIESLSGRWVPEFLNLGTALDNSRKDQTYNTPALATLVLANAQVQWILENGGLPFSAGRCADSAARLYGWADAHALAEPFVTDPALRSPVVGTIDFDDSVDAAEVAAVLRANDIVDTEPYRKLGRNQLRVAMFPAIEPDDITALTGCIDWVIEQLA, encoded by the coding sequence ATGCCCACCATTCCGGACGACCTCCGCCCCTCCGACGGCCGCTTCGGCGCCGGCCCGTCCAAGGTCCGGCCCGAGGCGATGGCAACGCTCGCCTCGCTGGGCGGCGACCTGATGGGCACCAGCCATCGTCAGCTGCCGGTGAAGTTTCTTGTTGGCGAGCTTCGTAACGGGCTGTCCGAGCTGCTGTGCCTCCCCGACGGCTACGAGGTGCTGCTCGGCAACGGTGGCACCACCGCCTTCTGGGACGCCGCCACCTTCAACCTGATCTCCGAGCGCAGCCACCACCTGAACTTCGGCGAGTTCAGCTCCAAATTCACGACGGCCGCACGTAAGGCCCCCCACATCGGCGAGCCGTCGGTGGCGACTGCCGACCCCGGTTCGGCCCCGTTGCTGGAGGCCGTCGCCGGCGTCGACCTGTACGGGCTGACCCACAACGAAACCTCGACGGGGGTGGCCATCCCCTTGGCTCGCCCTGAGGGTGCCGACGATGGCGCCCTGGTCGCCGTCGACGCCACCTCGGCCGCAGGGGGCATCCGCTTCGACGCCGCCGCCACCGACGTCTACTACTTCGCACCCCAGAAATGCCTGGCCGCCGACGGCGGCCTCTGGCTGGCAGCGTGCTCCCCCGCCGCCATCGAGCGCATCGAGTCGTTGTCCGGCCGCTGGGTGCCCGAGTTCCTCAACCTGGGCACCGCCCTGGACAACTCCCGCAAGGATCAGACCTACAACACCCCCGCGCTGGCGACGCTGGTGCTGGCCAATGCCCAGGTGCAGTGGATCCTGGAGAACGGCGGGCTGCCCTTCTCGGCCGGCCGCTGCGCCGACTCGGCCGCTCGGCTCTACGGCTGGGCGGACGCCCACGCACTGGCGGAGCCCTTCGTCACCGACCCGGCGCTGCGCTCGCCAGTCGTCGGCACGATCGACTTCGACGACTCGGTCGATGCGGCCGAGGTGGCGGCGGTGCTGCGGGCCAACGACATCGTCGACACCGAGCCCTACCGCAAGCTGGGCCGCAACCAGCTGCGCGTCGCCATGTTCCCGGCGATCGAGCCCGACGACATCACCGCCCTGACCGGCTGCATCGACTGGGTCATCGAGCAGCTCGCCTGA
- the ilvN gene encoding acetolactate synthase small subunit: MIDEDHHHVLSVLVEDKSGVLARVAGLFAQRGYNIESLAVAPSSDPGLSRITITVNVDTAPLEQMVKQLNKLVNVLKITELAPRHSVERELMLVTVRAEPDRRREVIELTQVFNGRILDVGHHAVTVALDARPDRLDTFERLLTPYGVASLQRTGRVALPKIDDEPGRS; encoded by the coding sequence ATGATCGATGAAGACCACCACCACGTGCTGTCGGTGCTCGTCGAGGACAAGTCGGGCGTGCTCGCCCGGGTCGCCGGGCTGTTTGCCCAGCGCGGGTACAACATTGAATCCCTGGCGGTCGCCCCGTCCTCGGATCCGGGCCTGAGCCGGATCACGATCACGGTCAACGTCGACACGGCACCGCTCGAGCAGATGGTCAAGCAGCTCAACAAGCTGGTCAACGTGCTGAAGATCACCGAGCTTGCTCCCCGGCACTCGGTGGAGCGGGAGCTGATGTTGGTGACCGTGCGGGCCGAACCCGACCGTCGGCGCGAGGTGATCGAGCTCACCCAGGTGTTCAACGGGCGGATCCTCGACGTCGGTCACCATGCGGTGACGGTGGCCCTCGATGCCCGCCCGGACCGGCTCGACACCTTCGAGCGGTTGCTCACGCCCTACGGCGTGGCCTCGCTCCAGCGGACCGGCAGGGTGGCGCTGCCCAAGATCGACGACGAGCCCGGCAGGTCGTAG